Below is a genomic region from Mustela lutreola isolate mMusLut2 chromosome 1, mMusLut2.pri, whole genome shotgun sequence.
AAAGTGTGCAGAGAagagtttttcaaaattctttgggCGGGTGCATGATCCGCAGTGTGTAAGACCCACAGAGAGGTTTTCAGAAAACGTCTCATCAAGCTTTGAACGAAGCGGGCGCAGGAGAGGATTGACCTTTCCACGTGGAGGATGAACGCAGTCATCCTGGCACGGTTCCAGCGGGGGCCCTAACCGCGGGGCGGCGGGTTGCGGGGCCCTGGAGGTGCGCGCGCTCCTGCGACCCGGAGGAAGGGCAAGAGGGGCTGCGGGGGACGGTGGTGGTGGGCCTTCtctcgggagcacaggcccggCCTGGCCGGCGCAGCCTGTCACCGCCCTGGCGGGGCCCTTGGATCCGGACGCGCCGGGTGCGGCGCGCGGGGTGCGGGGCGCTGGGTGCGGCGCGGGGCGGGGACTCCAGCGAGAGCCCCGCCCGCGCGGAGACCTCCCCGGGGGGCGGACCGCAGGCGGGAGGACCAGGCTTTGCCGCGCGGCGCCAGCTCTAGAGCAGCGGCCCCGCCGAGAGACGAAGCTCGGATGCCCGAAGCCGGAGGGTCGGCTCCGTGCTGGGCCCAGGGAAGACCCCGGCGGAGCGCCCTGCTCCCCGCGCCCCCGGCCGCCGCGCGCACGTCACTGCTGTCGGGAAGCGGGGCGCGGTGACCCGGGCCGCAGCCGCGCGGGCGGAAAGGCCGCGGCCGGCACAGCGGCGCCCCCGGGGTCGCGGAAATCCCCCGGGGAGCTTGCCAGGCCGCGGCCCAGGGGAAGTGCGTGTGGTTACCGCCGCGGACTTCCCCCACGGCCTGCGAGGAAAGCACCGGCCGCGGGCTGCACGGATGGGGCGGCGGGGCCGCTAAAAGCCGCGTAGGTCTCCCGCCCGCCCGGGAGAGCAGGGCGCCCGCGGCCACCCCAGGACACGGCCGGCGGCAGGCGCTGGCGCGCGGGGCCTCGGGGCGGCAGGTGGGTGACGGGCCTTCGGGGTGCGCGTGTGCGGACCTCCCTGGCGTGGGCGCGGCCCACGGGGGAGCGCGGCGGAGGGCGAGGGTCGGCCGGGAGGCGGGAGGGCCAGGCGTCGCTGCGGGGACCCCCTGGCCTATGAGCACCCGCGTGCCAGTCGGCGGTGCGCCCGTGGGCGGGAGGCCTTCGTGGCTGGGGTGACCCCCAGGGCCCGGTGGTGGTCCGCGCCGTGGAGGGTGCCCCCTGCGCTTCCCAGCTCTCCGCCCCAGACGACCCCGTGGAGGAACGAGTGCTGGCGCGCGTTGGTGCGGAGAGTAGATTTGCGGGCGGTCCTGGGGGGCAGCTCGGGTAGCCAGCAGTGCTGTTGGTCTATGTAGCCCGGTGTTGGGAGGCGGCCGACGCTGACGAACTGGGTCTGCCAGTGGTCATCCCAGCCCCCGCCGCTGCCCAGTGCCGCTGTGTGCAGGGACGCCCTCCCAGCGCGTTTGGGGCTGTGTTCCCGGTAGGTGCCATGACAATCTCTGTGAGTAATGGGCTTGCTCGGGCTCGGGGAGGTTTCCTTGCCAAAGGTCCCGCCCTGTGCTGGGGGGGCCTGAATGGTATCTGAAAACCCAGGATCTGTGACTTCAAACCCTGATATTAAGCCATGGGACTTTGTAGTCACTCATGGAGAGTTGATGTTCTTAATACCATACAAATGAGTGTGTTGTGGTCACAGGGTGCTGGGGCAAGTCTGCTGACCTTCCCTTGTTCAGCACCTATGGAGAATGTTCTCCATTTTGTGTGGAGCCCCGTGGATGTTGGCAGTGGGAGGACTGGTCCAGAGCTGAAAGCTGGTGCTCTCTGAAGAACCTCAAggtctgggggaggagggaggggaaggtaCACTCTCCCTCCGGCCTCAGAGCTGTGGTCCTGCCAGGTGCCCTGGAGGGGGGGACACACCCACCAGCCCTGGGATCCAGAAGGTTACCCGCCAGAGGGgctaagagaagagaagaggctgAGACCTTGAGCCATTCAGAGAGGGAACCACTAGAAAGGAGACAGGAACCCCAGAGTGGCATCAAGAGGCCAAGGAAGGAGAacatttcttttctaagatttatttatttaattgtgagagagagcaagcgagctgggggtggggagaggggcagagtgagccagagaagcaggctccctgctgcacaagGAGCCTGACATAGTAGGGGtcgatcctgacctgagctgaaggcagacgcttcacccactgagctcCCCCAGTTGTTCATGTTGGCCTAATCCAGTTGTTCTGGGAGGCCTCGGCTGTAGATGCTTTTGCATTCGTGGGCTGTGAAGCTAAATTGAGATGCCGcccagctgacccttgaacagctGGGTTCCAACCTCTCACGTCCGTTTACATGCCTATGGTTTCCATCACTATGGTACAGTGCTGTAAATgcattttcctttgattttcttaacattctcTTCTGCTGACTTTCTTGTAAAAATACAGTACATAATACATACAATATCCAAAATACGCATTCAACCACTGTTACCAGTAACACCTTTAGTCAAGTACAGTTTACTACAAAGTTTTTGGGAGTTAACAGAATCAGATTTTCAACAGTGTGGGGAGGGCTGTGGGCACCCcgacccctgcattgttcaagggtcgaCTGTAGTTGCTAGAACGGAAAGTGGGGTTCAAAGAGGACTTTCGTTGCTGTTCTCATTCGGAAACCAAGACAGACTTCGGTGTGCCTGCTCTCTCGAAGGAAGGAtcgggagagaggaggaggggagaggctggggttGGGAGCAGCAGGTGGGTTGTAGGGAGAAAGGCATGGATTTGGGGGCATGAAAGGGTTACTGCTCAGTGAGGTCTCTTAGGGACGCAGAAGGCAAAGCAGTCTTCCAAAGGGGAGCAGGGAAAACTTCGGTAAGGATCCCGAAGGCTTCAAAGTTGCAGGGGGCAGTGGGCTAGGGAGCTGCCTCGGGCCACGGACAGCTGTGCGGGGATGGTGGCCCCAGCCCGTGAGGTGCCGGGCGTCCCCCAGAGCTCTCGGGGGTCTGTGTGCAGAAGAGGCTGGGAGAGTTTGGACGGAGTCTCGTCCTCTGATCATAAATGGTTGCCTGCCTGTCCATAGGAGTCTGTGGGCCTTGTGTGCACAGCTGGGCTTCGGGAGCACAGGGCCAGGGTGTAGACAGGCCAGGCAGGTGGCATAAATGACCAGAGACAGGCGTCTCTTCTAAACAAAAACATACTTTATGTGCATATCTTAACGTGTGGGAATAGTCTCCTTTTCCACGAAGAAGTATggcatcttcatttttttcccaacttgTCTCTCTCGGTCCACTTTGCATCTGTCACTTTCGACAGATACAGGTATTAGGACAATTTCACTTTCTTAATAACGGCCCCGTCAGAAGACCCGTGGTGCCCGTTCAGTGACACATGTCCTGGACACTGCGTGTCAGAGCCAGCATGCCTGCTGGGAGCAGTGGCGCCTCCCCTCGGGGCCAGCTCCCTGTCACCCTTGGGGTTTTTCAGGAGGAGCTTGGGATCAAGAACGTCATGGGAAGTCTCTTACatttaacaaatgttggtgaTTAATTACAACCTTAAAGAAGAAAACCTgtgatcctggggcacctgggtggctcagtcggttaaacatctgccttaggctctgctTATGGTCCCGGGGTcccaagatcgagccccacatagggctccctgctcagcggggagtctgcttctccctctgccccttcccttcccccaggggagtCCCCACCATGTGCATGGGAATTCTGTTGTTTCTGTAGCTCTTCTctgtaaaaatttcaaaatagcaAGTTACAGGAATGAGTCAAGCACTGAGGTCTAACCCAGCATGAGCCAGGCCTCCTCGCACTCCTGCCGGCACTGACTGGAGCCAGTGGGTCCCTCCAGGATTTCTCGGTCCTGCAGGACCTTGTGGGCACGATGCCCAGTCCTGCATGAGCAGCCTCCGCGCTGGAGGAAAGGTTTGAAGAGTGCGCTGTGTTACAGCTATGGATTATTTGACTTTGaaactgtctttctttttttaaaacaggtttTACAAAAGAGGCAAACTATTCgcctttttctagattttttccagtttcttttataCGTCAAAACATCTCAAAATGGAGGCCTAAACCCCTTAAAAGGGACTTAGTCTGATCTCCGGGAGGTAGTTTTGTGCATGAATACACAAATTCAATAGTGAACTGGAGTTTCCGGTATCCAaagaatgttaatttaaaaaagcctGGCTCATATGACCGAATCTAGTCCTGTGAGTTCTAACCCTAAAGTGATGATAATCTTGATTTGAATCTGACTTGGGGCATAAAGGGGAAGTGATTCTCGCTGGAACACATTGTTGGACTCCTGGCTGCCGTGCAGCATAGAAAAAAGGAACTTGTGTTTGGTAAAGATCTAAAAATGAGTGGCAGTTATCTAGAACGGAGAGTAAACGCTTGGCCCTCTGCTAAAGTAGAGAGATGTGCAGGAGAGACCTCTGATGGGTGGCAGTCGGGAATGCATCCGTCCTGATAATTTAATTGAAATAGAACCACTGTGATTCAGCCACCAAGCTCCTGACTATGGGAAGTGattcttatttaataaattttgaaacaGGCCTTAAGACCCATCAGCCAGTTCTATTCCCATTTAAGCTCTTATTTGTAGGGAAGTTCTAGATCATTCTGTGTGccctattaaaattattatagaaagaaaaattatttaatttgagCAAGATTTAGGATATGCTGAGATGTCACTGATTGTAGGACACACTGTCAATTTAAATActtttgggaaataaaaatgCTGCTAATTAAAATCTGATGTTACTAGCTGTTAGATACCTCTCGATAACAAAGACACTGAAAAGATGCATCCAGAATCAGTGAAATAGAGTCGTGCATTCTCCTTTTAAGGAAGGtcttatcctttttctttctttctgggtaCCAAATTTCGTCattaataaaaaagcaagatgaaCCTAGTTTGAGTTTAGTTTCTGTAGAGCACTTACTGAGCGCGGTTTCTCCTGATAACAAGCCAGCTGAGAACATCCCGCATTTGATGGGCTGGCTGCAGGCTGCCCCATGCCAGGGGGATCGGGCGCGGAGTGGCCTCTGATGCCCCACAGCACACTGTGCCTTCCTGAAGGGTTTTGGTTGTCTTCAGGAGGAGCTGTGCGGCATCACACTTACACTGTGGGTGTAAAGATTATGCTAAGGGGCCATGTCCATAATGGTCCTTTGAAATGCGCGTGTGGAAGGCAGAGTGCCAGCCAGCCGGCACACGGAGCGCGCGGACAGGAAGACAAGACAGGTACCCGTGTTGAGCCCCGCCCAGAACCAAaatgagcccaaaccaagagccgTGCACAAAACTACCTCCCCTGAGAAAGGCTagtccctttccttccctgtccccttCACTATGGACCTGGTCCAGGAGAGCCTCTGCCTGTCCGGCCTGCTGAAAAGCGCCCCTGCGCTTGAGCTGAGGTACGACCACTCGTGTGAGCTGTACCGCATGTCCACGTTCTCGACGTTCCCGGCAGGCGTCCCTGTCTCGGAGCGGAGCCTGGCGCGGGCGGGGTTTTACTACACTGGTGTCAACGACAAGGTCAGGTGCTTCTGCTGCGGCCTGATGCTGGACAACTGGAAACTGGGGGATCGTCCTGTGGAGAAGCACAGGAAGCTGTACCCCAGCTGTGCCTTCGTTCGGAGTCTAAGCACAGCCTCTGAGCCCGGAGCCCGCTGTCCGCCACGGCAGCCTCCTTCCACCACGAGCTCCACACACCCGCTGCCGCCCAGCTTGGAGACCACGGGCTATTTCAGCGGGTCTTATGCCAGCTTCCCATCGAGTCCCGTAAACTTCAGAGAGAATCGGGAGTTTGCTCCCCGGAGGCCCAGCCCCTGTGAGGGAGCCCTGAAGACTGCAGAGGACAGGCTGCTCACCTTCCAGACCTGGCCCTTGACCTCCCCTCCGGCGCAGGATCTGGCCCGAGCCGGTTTCTATTATGTGGGACCCGGGGACAGAGTAGCCTGCTTCGCCTGTGGTGGGAAGCTGAGCAACTGGGAGCCGAGCGACAGCGCTCTGTCCGAACACCTGAGACACTTCCCTGACTGCCCGTTCGTGGACCGGCAGCTCGAGGACGCGCTGCAGAGCACCGTGTCCAACGCGAGCATGCGGGCCCACGCGGCCCGTCTGCAAACCTTCTGCAGCTGGCCCTCCCGCGTGCCCGTGCGACCCGAGCAGCTCGCCACCGCCGGCTTCTATTACACTGGTAAGGACGCCCCTGGGCTGCACCTTACACGGGCGGGGTGGGCACATTACAGAAGTTCATATGTTTTGGTCCAAAATTAATTTTAGGTCACAGTGACGACGTCAAATGCTTTTGCTGTGACGGTGGACTGCGGTGTTGGGAGTCTGGAGACGACCCGTGGGTGGAGCACGCCAAGTGGTTTCCAAGGTAACTTGTGAAACTCTCTCTGcatatggtggtggtggttgtgagcTGGGCTGAATGTATCCCCTTAGAATCAGCTCTTGCTGGACTCTGTTTCAAGAAGGCACTTTTGAATAAATTTAGGACAGATGACTtagaaaaataatctgttttaGTGGAAGATAGAGGTTTAGGGTGTTTCTGCATATAtcaaaaaatgtatatgttttaaaataatatatgtttattagaaAAACCAAAATCACACCTTGTAGAaaagtacagagaaaaaaatgtaagtgtCCAGAAGTCTCACTCTCTCAAGAGGACCCGTttaatgaatgggtaaagaaggtgTGGCACGAacatactatggaatattactcagccataaaaaaggaaatctggccatttccaatgacatggacagaactagagggtattatgctgagcagaataaatcagagaaagcctgttatcgtatgatctcactcacgtggaatttaagaaacaaaacagaggctcaTAAGTCAGAATCcgagagggacacaaaccataagagactcttaaaggaAACCAACGGttgctggaaggaagggagatgggggatAGGGTCACTGGGGGGTGGGCATGacggagggcacgtgatgtgatgagcactgggtgtcgtatgCAGCTAATGaaccactgacctctacctctgaagccaaaaatgaagttattttaacatttgaaagaaaataaagaggatcAGTTAGCATTTTAGTGAATATCTCTGCAGACATTTTtcatgcatgtatacatatacagataaatgtatataatacTACATGAATTAGGTGTTATAGATGCTGTTTTGAAACCTTTTTCAGTCAATCTTATGTCTTGGAcatatttccattcttttaatgtttaatattagTCAGTTGTTTATTGTCAGGCACTGTCTTCGTGGTCAAAATACTCAGCTGTACTTGGTCTCGTACATTAATTTAAtagtgggagaggcagacagtTAACAACTTACTaaggcatgtgggtggctcagtgggttaagagaccgccttcagctcagctcatgatcctggagtcccgggatccagtcccgcatcaggctcccagctccacagggaatctgcttctccctctgaccttctcccctctcatgctcactcgctctctctctcaagtaaataaataaaatcttaaaaaaaaacacaacttaatAAATGAGTTATGTAGCATGTTGGAAGATGGTAGTTTCCATggatagaaatagaaaacagagctGGGCAAGAAGAATCAGAGCCAAGTTGTGATGTTAAATCGGGTGTCCGGGTGAAGAGGGACCCAGCACGTGTATTTTTGTCACCACAGAACCCCTGGTCGTCCGTTCCTGTGCTTCTGACAGTTCTGTCCTGATTCACACTCTCCTTTTCTCACTGAGACTAGGTGATTTATGATCATCTAGAGTTTCCAGGCTCAAAACTCTTCGTGATTTTAGTGTTGCTTACTAAGCTCATAATGACTTACCTTCCTCCTGTGTTTAGTGTGGTGCTGTCATTTGTAGCCCCTTTACACGCCCAGATGTTTCAGACTTCAAAAGTTACAGAGATTAAGAATACCTTATCCACGGGTTTTTGAGCAGTGTTGCTAGCCTTTCACAGTGGCCATTTTTCGAGCATACGAGATGAAGGGCGGGTTCACTTTGGTAGGGTGAGGGGTCGTCTTGTGCTTGAGCTGGACCGCGATGTGTGCTGTCTAGGAATAGCCGGATCCGCGAGGATGGGACTCACCAGGAGCCGCGGGCAACTTCCGCGCTACTTCCCTTGTCTCTCTTCATATGTCGTAAACTCTCTGACAACAAACCTGTGCGTGAACAGGGTCGTCCGTGAGAGAGCTTCCTACCTGTCCCcttggctctcttctcagtgtgCAGACTGTGGGTCGCCTTCCTCGAACTTTGGGAGAGAGCCGCTGGGGGCTCGGAGCGGGACAGCCTGCCTTGCCCCGGGGCGTGCAACCTGCCTCGCTTACGACGTCTCACTTCTGCTGTGGGAGGCGAAATGAGTGTCACGTGGTGCCATGTGTCCACAGTCGGCGGGAACACTGCACAGGCTACTGACGGTGTGGTTAGAATAACCCCCACGCTTAATGTTGTTTCCATTTTAGGTGCGAGTACCTGATACACATCAAAGGACAGGAGTTCATCAGTCGGATTCAAGCCAGTTACCCTCATCTACTCGAACAGGTAGGGATGGCTTTTTCATCAGTTAACAAcagataaattattttctgataaTTAAAGAGTACAGTACTTTAGTGAAAAGACAAGAGTGGCTTTAAAAGtacattccattttaaaaaatgctcaacatgaTCTTAGAATTATTctttggataaaaatatattcagaattagAGACTtcctgaaaaataatatttagggtATAGCCCCGAGTATTGCTATAGTAAGGTCACCGTCAGTTATATTATTTGAGGAAAACATTGGCTGGGATGGTAgcatttaaaatactaatttttgtttaaaagacttgagaaagagaattttatcGCTCCTTCTAATCTTCCTGGAAGGAGATTGCTGAGAAGATGGCAGAGCAGGAGGACCCTCGGCTCACCTTG
It encodes:
- the BIRC3 gene encoding baculoviral IAP repeat-containing protein 3 is translated as MDLVQESLCLSGLLKSAPALELRYDHSCELYRMSTFSTFPAGVPVSERSLARAGFYYTGVNDKVRCFCCGLMLDNWKLGDRPVEKHRKLYPSCAFVRSLSTASEPGARCPPRQPPSTTSSTHPLPPSLETTGYFSGSYASFPSSPVNFRENREFAPRRPSPCEGALKTAEDRLLTFQTWPLTSPPAQDLARAGFYYVGPGDRVACFACGGKLSNWEPSDSALSEHLRHFPDCPFVDRQLEDALQSTVSNASMRAHAARLQTFCSWPSRVPVRPEQLATAGFYYTGHSDDVKCFCCDGGLRCWESGDDPWVEHAKWFPRCEYLIHIKGQEFISRIQASYPHLLEQLLSTSDNTEDENAESPIVHFGPGEIRSEDVVMMNTPVVAAALEMGFGRSLVRQTVQRKILSTGENYRTVNELVSDLLHAEDELREEEKERAAENRDSDDAALIRKNRTVLLQRLTHVLPILDSLLAAGVISEHERGVLEQKARTPLQAGELLDTVLGRGSSAATVFKNSLQEMDPVLYKRIFVQQDLKYIPPENVSDLPVEEQLRRLQEERTCKVCMDKEVSIVFIPCGHLVVCQECAPSLRRCPICRGAVKGTVRTFLS